Within bacterium, the genomic segment TAGCGTACGTCAGGCGCGAGAAAATCGAGGAAGTAATGGCCATGTTCGGCGGCGACCTTGCCGCGATGCAAAAGCAGATGGACGAGGAACTCAAGCCCGCGATGCTCGACATGAGCTACCTCGACGCGCATTTCAAGACTTCGCTCAATAAAATCAAAACGAAAACGGAAAACGTGATCGCCATCCTTCCCGGACGCGAGCTGCCCGACGAGTACATAATCGTCGGCGCGCACTACGACCACCTCGGCCACGGCGAGGCCGGCGCAAGCTCGCTCACCCGCGAGGAGTTCGAGGCGACTCCGTTCGAGGAGCGCATCCACCACGGCGCGGACGACAACGCAAGCGGCACGGCGGGGACGCTGATGCTCGGCGAGTATTTCTACCACAGGGCTGACAACCGCCGCACGCTGGTTTTCATCAACTTCAGCGCGGAGGAGCTGGGCGCGCTGGGCTCGCTGCACTACGCGGCGAACCCGCTTTTCCCGCTCGACAAGACCGTCGCGATGTTCAACTTCGACATGATCGGCCGGGTGCGCGACAACGTGATAACGCTGCAGGGAATCGGCACGGCGGCGGAGTGGACCGAAATACTCGACGGGGCCGCGCACGGCAGCCCTCTCACCGTCAAGCGCTTCGACGACGGGGTGGGGGGCAGCGACTACACGTCGTTTTACGCGAAGGGAATCCCGGTGCTCAATTTCTTCTCCGGGCTGCACGACGATTACCACCGCCCCAGCGACACCGCGGACAAGATAAACGCGGAGGGGGCATGCGAGGTGCTCGAAATCGCGGCCGCCGCGATTGACGCGGTTGACAAGCGTGACGCGCCGCTGACGTTCCAGAAAACCAAGGCCCCCGAAACCACCGGAGGGGGGGTGGATACAGGCACCGGGTTCAGCGTTTACTTCGGCTCGATCCCGGATTACAGCTACGACAAGAGCGACGGCGTGATGCTGCAGGGCGTGCGCGAAGGCAGCCCGGCGGCGGAGGCGGGGCTGCTTGCCGGCGATTTGCTGGTGGAATTCGGCGGCGCGGCGATAACGAATATCTATGACCTAACTTATGCGC encodes:
- a CDS encoding M28 family peptidase; protein product: MIRNCLLIVSICIALAEAAAAPALASANFDPNEYMEYVSFLASDELEGRLSGTQGCYDAAAYLASVYYNFAERPGDDWFQQFEFTSGVELAEGNMFEWLVHGQSMPLTLEKDWMPVFFSPSAEVKGGPVFVGYGISAAADENYDDYADLDVEGKVVIVLRHEPQTEDPAHFGGKRPTAYSDLRQKAYVAKRNGAVGMIVTTGPLGKDAENEDRLMQLSRADVYGDSGIPIAYVRREKIEEVMAMFGGDLAAMQKQMDEELKPAMLDMSYLDAHFKTSLNKIKTKTENVIAILPGRELPDEYIIVGAHYDHLGHGEAGASSLTREEFEATPFEERIHHGADDNASGTAGTLMLGEYFYHRADNRRTLVFINFSAEELGALGSLHYAANPLFPLDKTVAMFNFDMIGRVRDNVITLQGIGTAAEWTEILDGAAHGSPLTVKRFDDGVGGSDYTSFYAKGIPVLNFFSGLHDDYHRPSDTADKINAEGACEVLEIAAAAIDAVDKRDAPLTFQKTKAPETTGGGVDTGTGFSVYFGSIPDYSYDKSDGVMLQGVREGSPAAEAGLLAGDLLVEFGGAAITNIYDLTYALQDHKPGDVVKVVVIRGGQRIELTATLKAR